Proteins encoded in a region of the Caldanaerobius fijiensis DSM 17918 genome:
- a CDS encoding response regulator, with amino-acid sequence MKKNILVVDDQKALCFIIREVFKDRYNVEVAHDENELKNILKRMYPHIGIFDYHLNGHNGLELLKWAKEQCPDMECILMTAYDIWEIKKSVPPFVSILKKPFDINDLKTIIE; translated from the coding sequence ATGAAGAAAAACATATTGGTTGTGGATGATCAAAAAGCTTTGTGCTTTATTATAAGAGAGGTTTTTAAGGACAGATATAACGTAGAGGTAGCTCATGATGAGAACGAGTTAAAAAATATATTAAAAAGGATGTATCCACATATTGGAATATTTGATTATCACCTAAATGGACATAATGGGTTGGAATTATTAAAGTGGGCAAAAGAACAATGTCCTGACATGGAGTGTATTCTTATGACGGCATATGATATCTGGGAAATAAAAAAAAGTGTACCACCTTTTGTAAGTATTTTAAAAAAGCCTTTTGATATAAATGACTTAAAAACTATTATAGAATAA